In Rosa rugosa chromosome 4, drRosRugo1.1, whole genome shotgun sequence, the genomic stretch AATTAAATCTCACTTTATCAAAAGAACCATCATAAATAGACAACGTTTCGAAACTGCAAGTCCAAATTACGTGAAGACCTGCAGTCTATTTATTTTTCTACTGGATGACTGTATCAAACTGAATCTCCAAAAACCCGCGAAAAACTGAAGTTGAATAGCAGgacaagaaacaaaaacaaaagcacttTATCTACAGTATGAAATACAGAACCCTAACCTCATCTCAGTTTTAACACCACGCAGACCAGCAGAATTGGAGTACTTCCAAGgcttctcatcatcatcatcaggatCAGAATCATAGTCCACACCCTCCCAAATACGACGCTTTGGTCTGTGGTCCATGCGCTCTTCTGCCTACATCCACTCAAACCAGTAGTAAGGTTTAGAAACAAGGACAATGAAAACATGGAAAGAATCCAATTAATTTCTCACTAGTTACGAACCTCCTCTGGGACTTCTGTAGTTGGCGGTGTTGTCTGGAAGGGGACACTTGGTGCATGAGGTAATCTAGAGAGTTGCTCTAGCAGTGTATTCCTGGGGAAGATAATAATCAATAACAAAACTCGCACAATGAGTTGAAAAACAACAGCCCAGCATTCTCAAGATATGTTTCCAAGCTAAAGTTTCCTTTACATAATCCAAAAAGTTGCAAAATCTCGAGAAAGGAAACAGAAGCACAAATATGGAATTGCTACAAGAAAAAAGGTGCAAACACCATATGTAAAAAGAGATGACATGGTGAGTTAAAAACAAATATCTAACTGGCCAAAGTAATTGTGTGAAGAGGGTAAGGAATTATGAAAACCAAAAGTTAAGAGATAAGCAAGGCAGGTAGTTTTTCAATGGAAAAACTAAGATTGCTTGTGAAGTGGGACATTAGTAGACCACAAACTCTGAGAGAATTCAAGGTTCCATTGCAGAATATTATCAAATTCTGAGAACTATTTAGCACAAACATTATCTAAGTTACCCTCCAATAGTTCCAAATTACTTAGGATAAGCTATTTCCAGTTTGCAATATATTATGATTATTCTAAAGTTCAGAACCATAGGATTTTTACCACAAACATTTATAAATTAATGCATATTTGACATGTAGATCTTTAATTATCTTTTGCAAGTCTATCAATAAATATTTGGATGAATTTCATATTCTGGCATCATTAATCAccaattaaaaatgaaaatttgaagtaaaCAGCACCATAATACAGTCACTACCACCAAGTCACCAGCTGTAATATGTAATGGATCAAACTCACCTTATGTTCTCCATTTCTTTGGGTGAGTTGAGGTTCTCCATGTTGCATGTGTCGACATGAAGAGTGTAATCTGGGCCAAAATACTCGTAGTATTCATTGTAAGGCAATTTATTCTCTGGCTCCACCCCAACAGCAACTGCTGTCTGTTACAAACAGATGCACACTCATATTAACAACTCATCACATACATAGATTGCAAAAAGAATTAAATCAAAAACAAGATGTTATGTTGGTGTCAAAATGAAAAGAGAATAAGTGAGATAAACCTCATAGCACCAGCAACGAGCAACATTCCTGATTGTATATCCTCCGCCGCCCAAAACCATCAAAGGAACATTGAAAGATCGAAGATAGCGGAGACAATCGGCATGACCTTTGACAGATAAGTTGAAGCACCCCAACCGATCACCAGATAGGGAATCCGCTCCACACTGAAGAACAACTGCATCTGGCTGATACATCTCCATAACCTTTTGGATGAGGGGCCTAAACAGACTGCGAAAACTCTCATCATCCATGCCATCATTCAGCGGGACATTCAAGGCATAATTTTTCCCAGGCCCTGCACCGACATCCTTGATATGCCCAGTCCCTGGAAAGAAATCGCCAAACTTATGGAAGGACACAGTCATTACCCTGTCGGTAGTGTAAAATGCCTCCTCAACTCCATCTCCGTGGTGAACGTCAATGTCTACATAAAGAACACGCTGTGCAGCAAGAATTACCAGATCCATAAGCAATtcaataaacaatcaaactaacgatgacatttgaTACAAGATGAACAGAACACAGGTCGACACTTTGAACCATACGTATAGAGTATCATCGGGGTAGAAATATATAAACACTTTCACCAGTAGCTAACAGTCATTCAAAAGTTTATCATATTCAACATTAGTGACCCCAAATTACTTGCTAGTGATTAAAGGCAAGGGAGCATACAGCAACTAAGAAATTGCATAGCTCAGTACCAAAAATGCCTCCAAACTCAGTAAATGTCTCACAGTAACAAGCAGCTAGCATTTTTACTTAACAAGTACAGCAGAAACCAAAGAGCACCATTCCCACACCATAATTACTTTTCTattatcagaccaaaaaaaaaaaaaaaaatcacaattacTCAACACAGAATAGATATACTTTCACAGGTAAATATCatttcattcctattttcaTCTGATTCAACTTTTCTAACCCCACATTATGTGCTCCTAACTCGAAAATCACCAAATGCAGCTAGCATAGTAAAATCCAAAAAGCATAATTACTTTTCTATAATCAGACCGAAGCAAAATCACTCAGTGCAAGTAAACAAACTACTCCACACAGAAAAATCAACCTAAAAAAACCTATGATAAACAACTAGAGTTAAGAGAATAGTGACTATCACCCTATGAACCTTGAGCAGCTCAAGAATCCCGAGCACAATGTCGTTCACGTAACAAAACCCTGAGGCCTCAGCTTTCTTGGCATGGTGAAGCCCACCGGCCCAATTGATGGCAATATCGCAGTCCCTCCGGTTCAGCTTGACGGCGGCGCCAATAGAGCCACCGGAGGAGGCCTGGCAGAAGCCAAAGAGGCCGTCGAAGACGGGGCAGTCCTCGCCGACGTTGAAGCGCTTGAGGTGGCGGGCGTGGACGGCGTCGGAGAGGGTTTCGGGGGAGACGGAGGCGAGGAAGTCGACGTAGTCGTCGGAGTGGAATTTTCTAATGTCGGAGGGGGCGGCGGGGAAGGGGCGGTTGATCTCCATGCGGCGGTGGAGGCCGTAGTGGACGATCAGGTTGTGGGCCATGCGGATGCGGTGGGGCTTCATCGGGTGGCCTTGGCCGTAGTAGTAGTCGCCGACGGTGGGCTCGTAGAAGTAGCTCACGCGCCGCTTCGTTCCGTCGGGGCCTGACGGCAGCGAAGCTCCGCTCGAGtccatcgtctctctctctctctctctcgctttcGCTTTCGCTTTGCTCCTGGTCTATTACTTGGTCTTGGGGCCTTTAGCCTACTGGCCACGAGCCTACGACGAGTCGTAATTTCTTTGGGTGGATTTTCGGGTCGGGTGTAAGAAGAACGGGTTGGACGTGTCTTTTTGGGTCTCTTTGCAACTTTTCGTTGGGCTAAGTTTATTACCTGGTGTTTGGCCCAATATAACTGCAAATGTTAAGGCCTAGTTGAACAAACTCGCAAACTCAATGTTGTGTACTAAATCTGATGTTGAAAATGGATGAGTTATTGATAGACAGACTTTAAGTAAACACTAGCTTCTTGATATGCGCTACGATATGCATATTATGGACCTGAAGCTACTAACATGCTTTTAAGCATGATAATCTACACCCACACGAAGCAATACGGTAAAATATTATTGTTAAATTCAAAGTTACAGAATTAGATTGAAGTGTCATTTCTCTGTTTCATGTAACACAACTTAACCATTTGATCAACTCATCTGTCATGCGCACTTTGGTGAGTATAACAACCACATTAGCAACATCAATTTCATATAATTATTAGAATTAGAATGTGAAATATTGATTGATCCTATTTCAAGTATACCGTGCAAAAAGTGTTACCTTGAGGGTCACTAGGATAAAATGAGCACCTGGGTCTTGCATTTTTGCTCTGCACACAAATCCCTTTTGAGCAAGTCTTGTATGTTTATCATATCACGGCGTGATAAAATAAAATGGTTTTTGCTACTTGACACTTACTATCAACAACCTAATAGGTACACTAATGTGATGCGAGATTTTGGAGGATACTAATTGTAACAAGAGAACTGCCGTGTCTTATTACACGAGAAATGTAAAAGTTGATTTATGCAAGGATCATAAGCTAAACCAACCCTGCCAACATAACCAAccctgcaagtggcctagtggttcttgtctagttgggtgtgctccccaacctaggttcgaaccccgaagctgtcaaagtggccaggcactgtgctgcaatgcacagttggagcatttcacatgcgccgaaggggtttatcttgggcctaggaagcctttgggttccccttgacaaagtcaaaaaaaaaaaaaacataattaaaaaggaAGCTATAAATTCCTAATAGACTTAACAGAACTTATATACATTCTACCCAAATTACTTAAAAAGGAAGCTATAAATTCCTAATAGACTTAACAGAACTTATTTACATTCTACCCAAATTACTGGCAAATAAAATCCCCTTTGTAaattatcaaaataaatatttgaattCTTGTGCTTCGTTCTGGAGCCATAAAGAGTATCACCTATAAATAGTAGCTACAAACAAGGTACGTAAGGAAATAATTATGTATTCATTCATTGGAAATATTCACATGTGACTGCTATTGAAGTTAGCTTATAGATCGTCATTGAATATAACAAAAGTATACCGCATTCAGTATAACATGAAAATTTCAAATAATTATAATTGTAATTATAGCAACCCAAAATATCATTTTGTTTCCAACACTCATTAACCTACTTGAGCGGTAATTGCCAATTTCATAATGACGTGGAACATatagtggattttttttttttttttttttgtcaatgaGTTTAAAAATGTAGTTTAAGGCTAAATACATCTTTGGCAGACTTTCTATCTTAGCTCATTAACTATTTTAGAGAGTATGTTTAGTTTTTATCAATTCTAGTAGCTGCACCAAACTCTTAAGTAGCTTTCTAGTTTAACTacctcgctcctaaatatagagagctaGAAGCTCTCTattcttttattaatttaaaacatttctttCAAGCCATTTTGTGTAATTTATATAGACATTTAGactattttttcttcattcaataaataatataaattcaaatctttctaaaatagagaaaactGATGCATACGTATTTCTAAAGTAATttgctaaaatgactttttagctactttggttaaaatttgactaaaaaattgTTAGTATTACTAAAGTTGCTCTAATGTTTATTCAACACTATAATTTGTTGTTCAAATTTTGAGGAAAATGAACAAAATTAGCGATATCTTGTAGTGCAAGACCATTTAGACCAAAAAGAATTATTTAATGCTTTCGTACATAAACTAAATTCAAGTATTTGGGGATATAGACCAACAAttctatgtttttgttttcttgttcaaGCGCTTGGAGCACATTCAAAAAATTTGTTAGATTTTGGTATTTCTCAATTGGAACATATTCTAAAAATCATGTTTTCTCGGTGGTGAAATTAGAAGAGCATGTCAATTAGGCCTGGGACGGTTCgggtttgaaaaaaaaaaaaacaggaaccgaaaccgaaccgaaGGGGATGTTTTCAGTTCGGGTTTGTCAAAATTTAAGGCTAGAACCGACATCAAACCGAACCGTTTTCAGTCGGGTCGGTTTTGTCGGTTATCGGTTCTAAACAAGGTGCCAGAAACTGCAAAAACAGTCAATTGCCAAAGTGCAAAACTGAAACATATTTATTCCAAATTGGGCAATTGAAACTCACTGTTTTTTACCATCAAAAGTACAGAAATCAGAAATGTATGAAACTGAAATTCACCCTTCTCTAGCTCATAAGTCATGAATGCCATCAATTGATCAAACTATCAAAGAATGAGAATAACTAAACTACTAAAGCACTGTGCTTATGTGCTACCCTTCTCTAGCAGCATATCTGCCATATCAAGCAAATGAGCAATTACATCAGTATCACACAATCAAGCAGCATATCAACTTATCAAGCAATAATCAAACTAGAACAATAACAAAGTGACAAACTGTCAAACTATGAAAGTGAATTGAAATAAAATGAGTAGTAGACTGTAGAGTACAGCAGCATTATTAAAGGCTGAAACAGAAATGAAATAAAGATAGCAAGCATTCAAGTGATTCAACAAGTTCAACAAATAATCAAACAATCAAGTTATGAAATAACAAtgataaaaattcaaaaaatgcAGTAAACAATCAAACTATCAAACAACTTCTAGACTTCCACAATTCCACTTTCCTTTACATTCTTGATTCTTCCATAGTTCCAACTTCCAAACACAACCTACTgcaactcaaacaaacaaacaaacaaacaaactagtAAGTTCACCAACTCACCAAGTCCAGAACTGATTATTTTAGTTCACTaactcaaacaaaacaaaaacaatgagCAAACCTGagcttattttatttttttcacacTCGGAGTCTTTGACACTGATTTTGATGCATCACTACTCTTTGAAAGTTTGGAAGACTTTGTAGCCTTTCGGCTTTGTTGAGTGGCATGAGTTTCTTCAACTTCTACTGCTGCACCTGCATTGGCCTTCTccaatctctttctctcttcttctgcttGTTCTACATAAgcgcaaacaaacaaagaacagTTCACATTATAAGTCGTAAAGTTGCAAAAAGAAGCTAATCAAGCTATGTAATAACAGTTCACATTATTAAGTAAAAAATGCAAGTAATTAAGTTACTAACCTTTTTCAACATCCTCAAACCACCCCATTTCCTCAATGGTTGGAATATATTCTAACCCCATTATTGCATCAGATTTGAGCCAATTTTGGAGGCAGATTAGGGCTTCAACAGTTCGAGGAATTAATGAACTCCAATGAGGATCAATTACCCTCTTCCCTGTgctgaaactactctcactagCTACTGTTGAAACTTGGATTGCTAAAACATCCCTTGCCACAGCTTGCAAGTTAGGAGACTTTGAACCATTAACTCTCCACCAATCCAAAATCTTCCAATTTTCATTGTCTTGAAGCTTCTCTATGGGATCAAGCAAGTATCTATCAACCTCTCCTCCAACCACCACTGCCCTCACCTTCAAGCTGCTTGTTCCACAAGTCTAGCATAGCAGCCTTTTTCCCGGTTAACCCTCATGTGGGCACACTTGGTGTTGGTCTGCTGCTAGGGCCTTCTCCcacattttttttcctctttgaaGCAATCTGATCACTATTAGAAGTCGCATATAGATCACACAAATCCAGCACAAGCAGTTTCACTTCATTTGATCTCCTCTTAATCTCTTCACGTCCCATGTAAAGCATTGTTTCACACACATGCATAATCAAAATTCTTCAGTTTATACCTCGGATCCAAAACAAGTGCAACAAAAAACAACTCATTGATGTCATCAAGGGATCCGAAGTATTTCTTGTACTTGGTCCTCATTTTGTTAGCCATACCAAACAAAACCTTGTCACTCTCACTTGAATCACTATCAATGGGTTTGTGAAACAGCTCATCAAGCTCTACCTTGACTGTGACCACTGGCGGATCCACATAGTTGATGGGGAGGGCTCAAGCCCGCCCGAaagttttgaagaaaaaaaaatttctatataTAGTATTATCAAATGTTGTCGTCTTGATGTTGAAGCCCACCCAAAAATAATTAGGGATCAGTCTTCAGTCTCCTCTTCGTCCATTCCATTACTCATTAGAAATTGAGCCctcgttttcttcttctctcaggTTTCTCACTCTCGTTTCTATAGCCTATCAGTCACTACTTGTTCTCTTTCAAATACTCTCGCCTCCCAGCATCCGTCAATGTCAATACAACACGATACTTCTTACATTTGTACATAGTTgtaccggaaaaaaaaaatttgggcttCGCCCAAAAAAAGACACTTTAATATGTAGCCCACCCTATTTTCGAatcctagatccgccactgACTGTGACTATGTCATGGAAGGCTTCGTTTGCTGTAGGGTGAAGCTGTGCACTCACACTAACTGTGACATCGTAGAAAACCTTCAGAAACTTCACAAAAACACTTGCTTTATCCCAATCAGCTTGCTCATGGGACCCTACCTTTTTCCTAGCCTGCCTTGGCCTAACTTGAGTTTCAGCCTCTATATTTTCATCATCAAGctcctcatcttcatcaaaaTAACTTCTGTATTTAGCATCTTCCTCATCTGCCATTCTATTGAAAGCCTTCTTTAATTCTAAAGCAGTGTCTAGCATAATGAAGGTGGAGTTCCACCTTGTAGGCACATCTAACACACACATTTTCTTACACGGTATCTTCTCTTTCTCAACACATAGCTTAAATGCATCATATCTTTGTCCACTGCTCCTCACATACCTAACAGCATTTCTAATGCTAGCCACTGACCTATCCATTATATGCAGACCAGCCCTCACAATTATGTTGACAATGTGAGCCATGCATCTCACATGCATAAACCTCCCATCAAACAAAGGTTTCCTAGGCCATCcactcattttgtttttaaggtACTCTATGGCTACCTTGTTTGCCGATGCATTGTCTACGGATATAGTCAATACCCTATCCAAATTCCATTCAACCAAGCAAGTTTCCAAAATCTTTCCTATGCTATTCCCACTATGGTTAGGTATAACACAAAAATTCAGGACTCTTTTGTGCATATGCCAGGAAGCATCTATGAAATGTGCTGTTATAACCATATAATTGATGTTCTCACATGAGGTCCATGTGTCTGTTGTCAAACAGACAAAATATGACCTCAATTCCCCCTTCAATGTCTGCTTTTTGGCATCATACATGCGCAAAAAATTCTTCACAACAACTCTCCTACAAGGCACATTTCACGTTGGTACAGCTACtgaacaaaaataaagaaacccTAGCCTTTCAATTGAACTGAAAGGCAGTTCATCCAACACAATCATAACACATGCAGCATCTAGACATGCATCTTCTGACCACTGCCTAGAAACTAAAGAGCATTTCTGATCAAACACATCACTGGTTAATATTTGTTGACTCTCTTCTAAGTCATTCCTACCGGGAtatgttggatcataattcatatacatatttgtcccctaaaacatggaaattacttgttctaaagtccaatttaatgttaactaatccaatttcattatttccctaatcttgtacttttgcttaacctttgtgtttatttatatatatttattatgttttcctggccttatcatgctaggaaataatgaagaagaatggaaatgcactaaaaagtcaaccttaacacattttcttactccggctaggagaaagcgagctagacaataAATGAGGGGTGGCAGCCTGATCAAACGAActtcaaatgagttgaaactttccagatctaTTCTAGACATCttaagaatcatttcttatgaagagtaaaAGAGCTATTTCGGAGTGTAAGGTCTTCAAAATATCAGTCcaagtttctgactaaaagacaAAAAACTGGCAACACCAGACCTATAAGGATTCCGGCAGAATTTCCGGCCAAAACATGGCGAaataagctctgaaattttaccaggatgatctacacttatcaaggaacatttggtatgaagaagtcgaaggctaaTTCAGATGTCTCgatggagattcaattgaaggaagcttcaggagcagaaaacaaagtcaaaacatggcagtttggcctagaaccttctttggacggatttcttgtgcatttttggaaggtctatGATGCTGAAATTATCAAGGAGAGCCCTAGAAGAATCCTACAAGATTATAACAAGATTAGTCCATCATATTATCCTTTGGATAATAGGCATCGCTATGCACCTTCTCTCTTTTGGTTGCCAAattgactttggtgacccaaaaccaccccaacactcttcattttcatgttttcccatgcacaataaagagagcagctgctcctctcttctcctTAGGCATCTTTTTCTACTCTACACTCTTATAGCTCATCATTATTTCCCTCTTtttctccatctcttccataaCCATTTCCCTTAATTTTAGGATCTATTatcactctcatactccacctccataCTTCTTTCAATGCTTGAGCTGCTCCTTTTacttccattcatcattttatttctctctctctcttctctatataagcatccCTTCATCACACTCTTAAGGCACCACCCATACCACTCCATAACATCTTTTTCTCTCTATATTCTCTACACAATCCACTATCATCTCCTCTacaaaacctccatcaccaccaccatcaattCATAACCTCCATTACCACCACGACAACcttcatcatcttttccatcAACTCATTCCATTTCATAGACAAAAAGCTTCACCACTCCACCATTTCACCACTTGATCATCTCTACATCTCATATTTCATCATCaacctttgaagaagaagaagaggagtcTAGCATTACTTGaggaatcatcatcaccattaCCATTTTCACCATGTCAATGCCTTCATGAGTTCATATACACCATCCTCAACTTGATTATCACTAGTCCCTTCTCTATCCCTactttttagtttgatgttcataaacatgttgaagcttatgtatttgattatgagtgagtagttaatttgttggggctagggttgaaagccctagccaaacttgtaatgaattgatgtttgagtcttatttgatgcattttccatgatcatcttcacatgctaattcaagaagtgaatgcttgtatttgaatctagctaatttgaatactttgcatttgtcattacatgaacaatgtttagagagtagctagctttgaacattaatagcatgatagcacactaggtgtgtatgtgagggtagtgagttaaaatcacctagacctaggattggtttgattgcttgattatctaaactcaaatgcatctaggagcaaggaattgatacttatccggtaatataacttgttcttgGGTAGTTAGTTTCGCACTTATCCCGTGGGAATTAataaaatcaaaggagtttaggccttagtagtcttatccggatgctaagagggtaattggatacTTAGGATTGTTTTacttatagtttgaacatcaatgcatgcaagggaggctatggtgaacaacctaaagctctaacttccatccaatctatcacatctagtttagcatagcctagtttacatttcaagtttttaTTGTGTGTTAATTTGATTCGAAACCATttccaaacccaaaaaaaaatcaaaccactcaccatcttgcatatattcaccatgaactttggttcacttgtgagcccttgtttatgacttgtacatttgcatattcatctagcaccctttaggttttccctagctagagtgggttttccaatcccttgggtacgatatctCATACTCACaatccctacactataacttggccattatacttgagggtggctatttggctaacatgaTACCCTTTGCAAACTAGCTCTATATGCTTCCTAAGTGAACTAGTACCATTTTCCCTAGAATCACAAGCTAAATGAGTGGAGCAGTACTTACACTGAGCTCTCTTTGTACTGCCAACTACAGTCTCCTGTCCATCCACAACCTCCAGTAAAGGCTTGTCGAATTTGGTGAAATGCTCCCACACTTCGGACCTCTCCTTCTTGGCCTTCTTATCCCTCTTTCTCTTCGTGTTCTTCGCAGGCTCAAACTTCTTCTTCCCTTTACTTTTTGAAGCTCGAGTTGCTGGAGAAGGAGATGATGTTTGATTCTGTTCATCTCCATTTTGTGAAGCAGCCACGACCTCATTGCCAGTTACTGAATTAGTGGAGTGACTGGATTGAGTTCCTGACTCAGAGCCTTCAAAGGCCATTACTTTGGACTGGAATCAGTGAAATCAGAAGAATTGGCCAATTGGGGATTTGGGG encodes the following:
- the LOC133742971 gene encoding histone deacetylase 6, whose amino-acid sequence is MDSSGASLPSGPDGTKRRVSYFYEPTVGDYYYGQGHPMKPHRIRMAHNLIVHYGLHRRMEINRPFPAAPSDIRKFHSDDYVDFLASVSPETLSDAVHARHLKRFNVGEDCPVFDGLFGFCQASSGGSIGAAVKLNRRDCDIAINWAGGLHHAKKAEASGFCYVNDIVLGILELLKVHRRVLYVDIDVHHGDGVEEAFYTTDRVMTVSFHKFGDFFPGTGHIKDVGAGPGKNYALNVPLNDGMDDESFRSLFRPLIQKVMEMYQPDAVVLQCGADSLSGDRLGCFNLSVKGHADCLRYLRSFNVPLMVLGGGGYTIRNVARCWCYETAVAVGVEPENKLPYNEYYEYFGPDYTLHVDTCNMENLNSPKEMENIRNTLLEQLSRLPHAPSVPFQTTPPTTEVPEEAEERMDHRPKRRIWEGVDYDSDPDDDDEKPWKYSNSAGLRGVKTEMRDVPDEMEEDEDHPPCC